The following are from one region of the bacterium genome:
- a CDS encoding (Fe-S)-binding protein — protein MVSVVNLYAKWLREGRLKVDPERNGDIVVTLHDPCNVVRKAALDGFPGIADDARYVLSRVVKNFVEMDPNRENNICCSGGGGALINGFARARTYYGKIKVDQIKRSGASKVCTPCVNCFDGINNLAREYKDTYEFESVHLWTLLANAIVLE, from the coding sequence GTGGTCAGCGTTGTGAATCTCTATGCCAAGTGGCTGAGGGAAGGCAGGCTGAAGGTTGATCCTGAGCGAAATGGGGATATTGTGGTCACGTTACACGATCCCTGCAATGTGGTTCGCAAGGCCGCCCTGGATGGTTTTCCTGGCATAGCTGATGACGCCCGCTATGTGCTAAGCCGAGTGGTGAAGAATTTTGTGGAGATGGATCCCAACAGGGAGAACAACATCTGTTGCAGCGGTGGTGGGGGTGCCCTCATAAACGGCTTTGCCAGGGCCAGAACCTATTACGGTAAGATCAAGGTGGACCAGATCAAGCGATCCGGGGCCAGCAAGGTTTGCACTCCTTGTGTGAACTGCTTCGATGGAATAAACAATCTGGCCAGGGAATACAAGGACACCTATGAGTTCGAGTCTGTGCATCTGTGGACCCTTTTGGCCAATGCCATAGTGCTGGAATGA
- a CDS encoding ATP-binding protein: MKRAKLGSSSHLEEGLDRVARYLLQWSRDGVLVCDVSGRIGMANPAAADLLGYESPEELCEDRNLEELFQDPKEVELLRLKAEPLGSVREFHCFLKKKEGGLLEARVTLAAIGGADRQLQGHMLILRDVSEEIRAREELSQQSARLATLSSIATTLTSSLELKEVLEHTIDELLKMLSGASIRIYMLDSKGEWLNLVAWKGASIRFIDRPHFQRRKVGDGLLGKTVLHKRAIVVDNFLRAEDPYVQDIVEEGLISSVYIPLMSKDKAVGALCVSSYSEFRFPQDFVDFLTAVGNQIGVAMENANLYEGLKEAYQELRRTQEQLIRSEKLASLGKLAATIAHEINNPLSVVLTYTKLMKNMLRRGSFNPKRLADISRFLDTMESETARCGEIVRNLLAFARHSTLNVAEHRIEEIIQRTVALVSHDLEMREMRLRCSCEPGLPPVRCDFRQIQQAILNLVMNGVEAMGKGGLLSLEAKKGDREGFLLLSVKDTGCGIPEEHLSQIFEPFFTTKEEAKGVGLGLAVVYGIITRHGGSIEVQSRVGEGTTFRVYLPCVYEPSTTLHANGNQERDIP, translated from the coding sequence ATGAAGAGAGCCAAGCTTGGATCATCGAGCCATCTTGAAGAGGGCCTGGATAGAGTGGCCAGATATTTGCTCCAATGGTCCAGGGACGGAGTGCTGGTCTGCGATGTTTCGGGTCGCATAGGCATGGCCAACCCTGCTGCAGCAGATCTCCTGGGATATGAGAGTCCTGAGGAGCTTTGTGAAGATAGAAATCTAGAAGAACTGTTCCAAGATCCCAAAGAGGTGGAGTTGCTTCGCTTAAAGGCGGAACCCCTGGGTTCGGTGAGGGAGTTCCACTGCTTTCTGAAAAAGAAGGAGGGTGGCTTATTGGAAGCCAGGGTCACCTTGGCTGCCATAGGGGGGGCAGACAGGCAGCTTCAGGGACACATGTTGATCCTGAGGGATGTTTCGGAAGAGATAAGAGCCAGAGAAGAGCTAAGCCAACAAAGCGCAAGGCTTGCCACCTTGAGCTCCATAGCCACAACCCTGACCAGCAGCCTTGAGCTGAAAGAGGTTTTGGAACACACCATAGACGAGCTCTTGAAGATGTTGAGCGGGGCCAGCATCCGCATATATATGCTGGATTCCAAGGGTGAATGGCTCAACCTGGTGGCCTGGAAGGGGGCCTCCATCAGATTCATAGACAGGCCGCACTTCCAGCGCCGAAAGGTGGGCGACGGGCTGCTGGGCAAGACCGTGCTTCATAAGAGGGCCATAGTGGTGGACAATTTCCTGAGAGCCGAGGATCCCTATGTACAGGACATAGTGGAGGAGGGGTTGATCTCCTCTGTATATATTCCCCTCATGTCCAAGGACAAAGCCGTTGGGGCATTGTGTGTTTCCAGCTACAGCGAGTTTCGTTTCCCCCAGGATTTCGTGGATTTCTTGACCGCAGTGGGAAACCAGATAGGCGTGGCAATGGAGAACGCCAATCTTTATGAGGGGCTAAAGGAGGCCTACCAAGAACTTCGCAGGACTCAGGAGCAACTCATCAGAAGTGAGAAGCTGGCTTCCCTGGGGAAGCTGGCAGCAACCATAGCCCATGAGATCAATAACCCCCTTTCTGTGGTGCTCACATATACCAAGCTCATGAAGAACATGCTGAGGCGGGGGAGCTTCAACCCCAAGAGGCTTGCTGACATCTCCAGATTTCTGGACACCATGGAGTCAGAGACAGCCCGCTGTGGAGAAATAGTCAGAAACCTCTTGGCCTTTGCACGGCACTCCACCTTGAATGTGGCCGAGCACAGGATAGAGGAGATCATCCAGAGGACCGTGGCCCTGGTCTCCCATGATTTGGAAATGAGAGAGATGAGGCTCAGGTGTTCCTGCGAGCCCGGGCTTCCCCCTGTGCGATGTGATTTCCGCCAGATTCAGCAGGCCATCTTGAATCTGGTCATGAACGGCGTGGAAGCCATGGGGAAAGGGGGCCTGCTAAGCCTTGAGGCCAAGAAGGGAGACAGGGAGGGATTCTTGCTCTTGAGCGTGAAAGACACGGGTTGCGGCATACCCGAGGAGCATCTCTCGCAGATATTCGAGCCCTTTTTCACCACAAAGGAAGAGGCCAAGGGCGTGGGTCTTGGGCTGGCAGTGGTGTACGGTATCATCACCAGACATGGAGGCAGCATAGAGGTACAAAGCCGGGTAGGGGAGGGGACAACTTTCAGAGTCTATCTTCCCTGTGTGTATGAGCCGTCAACGACTCTCCATGCCAACGGAAACCAGGAAAGGGATATCCCATGA